Part of the Patescibacteria group bacterium genome is shown below.
AATAAAATAAATTTATGGCGATTCCAAAACAAATTCTTTCTTATCTTGAGAAAAATAAAATTAAATATGAAGCAATTGAACATCGGCCGGTTTTTACGGCTTGGGATTTGGTTCAAACTTTGCATTTGAAAAAACCGGAGGAGGCGGTTAAGACATTGATTTTCAATATTGATAATGAGCATGTTTTGATTTTGCTTCCGCCGAATAAAAATTTTGACAAAGCCAAATTCAAAAATTTGATGAATGGTCTTCGCAAAAAACAAGGATTAAAAGGCGTTAAAAAAATGGATTTTGTCAAAGAAGTTTGGATGAAAAAGAATATTAAAATCGGTAAATTGGGAGCCGTGCCGCCATTTGGTAAATTATTGAATTTGCCGGTTTTTGCGGATAACATTGTTTTAAAACAAAAGAAAGTTTTGGTCAGTGGCGGCGATCATAATGTGTCTCTTAAAATTTCCATTAAAGATTTTATTAAATTGGAAGAGCCGATTAAAGGCAGTTTTAGCCAGAAAAAATAAAGGGCTTTGTTAAAATTTTCTATGTATAATATTAAAGTTAATGAATTTGAAGGGCCATTTGATCTACTGCTTCGTTTGATTGAAAAGGAAAAAATGGATATTACCGACATTTCTTTAGCCAAAGTGACTGATGAATTCGTCACTTATTTAACCAATGCCATTGAAATAAATTGGGAAGAATTGGCTGATTTTTTGGATATTGCTTCCAAGCTTCTTTTGATTAAATCAAAATTATTAATTCCCGGTTCAATCTTAGAGGAGGAAGAAGGAGGGGATTTGGTCGGTCAATTGAAAATTTACAAAGAATTTCATAATGCTTCGCAGAAAATAGGAAAAATTATCGCCAAGGGTCATTACGCTTTTTATCGGGATAAAATTCCTTTAAATATGATTCCTCAAACATCATTAAATACGAAAATAACGGTCAAAATGCTGGAAAGATCATTTAAAAATGTCATGGAAACGATTTTATTCCAGATAAAATTGGCGCAAAAAACCATCAAGCATCAGGTTATTTCCTTGAAACAAAAAATCAATGAATTATTTGAACTGGTTTCGTCCAGCCAAAGAGTTATTTTAAACAATTTTATTGATCAAAAAGAAAAAATAGAAAAAGTGGTCATATTTTTGGCG
Proteins encoded:
- a CDS encoding YbaK/EbsC family protein produces the protein MAIPKQILSYLEKNKIKYEAIEHRPVFTAWDLVQTLHLKKPEEAVKTLIFNIDNEHVLILLPPNKNFDKAKFKNLMNGLRKKQGLKGVKKMDFVKEVWMKKNIKIGKLGAVPPFGKLLNLPVFADNIVLKQKKVLVSGGDHNVSLKISIKDFIKLEEPIKGSFSQKK
- a CDS encoding segregation/condensation protein A — encoded protein: MYNIKVNEFEGPFDLLLRLIEKEKMDITDISLAKVTDEFVTYLTNAIEINWEELADFLDIASKLLLIKSKLLIPGSILEEEEGGDLVGQLKIYKEFHNASQKIGKIIAKGHYAFYRDKIPLNMIPQTSLNTKITVKMLERSFKNVMETILFQIKLAQKTIKHQVISLKQKINELFELVSSSQRVILNNFIDQKEKIEKVVIFLALLDLVKRKMITVDQEELFSEIIITKKEQQQA